From Lolium perenne isolate Kyuss_39 chromosome 5, Kyuss_2.0, whole genome shotgun sequence, a single genomic window includes:
- the LOC127301402 gene encoding serine/threonine-protein kinase RIPK has protein sequence MAAQAWNPFSCCVRGAVTTDDDDSSYRRRRGNGSSKSSSRVSFTSLSSGTLSPEDLSLTLSGSNLHAFTYAELRASTANFSRANYLGSGGFGPVYKGTVDDELRPGLPAQSVAVKYLDLECGTQGHKEWLAEVFFLGQLRHNNLVKLIGYCYEKEHRMLVYEFMSAGSLEKHLFKSISDSLPWMTRMKIAVGAAKGLAFLHDADPPVIYRDFKASNILLDSDYNTKLSDFGLAKDGPQGEATHVTTRVMGTHGYAAPEYITTGHLTAKSDVYSFGVVLLELLSGRPSVDRARRPREQNLVDWSRPYLKRSDKLYQVMDSALECQYSCKGAKVAALVAYKCLSQNPKSRPSMREVVKALEPVLGMDDFFPVGSFIFTIVVEEDKAIDMKVEVEDKHQNHQDRHRQKYPESTIHADIILHGQNDNATGFSSTLRRQQRTLSYHRERGS, from the exons ATGGCTGCGCAAGCTTGGAATCCATTCTCGTGCTGCGTCCGAGGTGCTGTAACgaccgacgacgacgacagctcGTACCGAAGGCGGAGAGGGAACGGCAGCTCGAAGTCGTCTTCGAGAGTGTCGTTCACGAGCCTGAGCTCTGGGACGCTGTCGCCGGAGGACCTGTCCTTGACGCTGTCCGGCTCGAACCTGCACGCGTTCACCTACGCCGAGCTCCGAGCGTCGACGGCGAACTTCTCGCGCGCAAACTACCTCGGCAGCGGCGGGTTCGGCCCGGTGTACAAGGGCACTGTCGACGATGAGCTCCGGCCGGGGCTGCCCGCACAGTCGGTCGCCGTCAAGTACCTCGACCTGGAGTGCGGAACCCAGGGACACAAGGAGTGGCTG GCAGAG GTTTTCTTTCTTGGTCAACTGAGGCACAATAATCTGGTGAAATTGATCGGGTACTGCTACGAGAAGGAGCACAGGATGCTGGTCTACGAGTTCATGAGCGCTGGCAGCTTGGAGAAACACCTCTTCAAAA GTATCAGTGACTCTCTACCATGGATGACAAGGATGAAGATTGCCGTCGGCGCAGCCAAGGGCCTCGCCTTTCTCCATGATGCCGACCCACCGGTTATCTACCGTGACTTCAAGGCCTCCAACATCTTGCTCGACTCG GACTACAACACAAAATTATCTGACTTTGGGTTGGCCAAGGATGGACCACAGGGTGAGGCGACGCATGTCACAACACGTGTCATGGGGACACACGGGTATGCAGCGCCTGAGTATATAACGACGGGTCATTTGACCGCCAAGAGCGATGTGTACAGCTTTGGCGTGGTACTTCTAGAGCTCCTATCAGGGCGGCCATCGGTGGACCGTGCACGACGACCAAGGGAACAAAACTTGGTGGACTGGTCCAGGCCATACCTTAAACGATCCGATAAGCTGTACCAAGTCATGGACTCGGCCCTTGAGTGCCAGTACTCGTGTAAGGGTGCTAAGGTGGCTGCATTGGTGGCCTACAAGTGTCTTAGCCAAAACCCAAAGTCTCGGCCATCCATGAGGGAGGTTGTCAAGGCATTGGAGCCAGTACTAGGCATGGACGATTTCTTCCCCGTGGGCTCGTTTATTTTCACCATCGTTGTGGAAGAGGACAAGGCGATAGAcatgaaggtggaggtggaggataaACATCAAAACCATCAAGATAGGCATCGACAAAAATACCCAGAATCAACAATTCACGCCGATATTATTCTCCATGGTCAAAATGACAATGCTACTGGATTCAGTAGTACCTTAAGGCGGCAACAGAGGACATTAAGTTACCATAGAGAAAGAGGTTCTTAA